The nucleotide window ACAATGCAGTAATGCATAATCGAGCTAAGTGCTCATGTTAGCGACATAATCATGTGTGATAAGCACCTGGTATTGAGATTCCTCCTCTCTGTAGACCTCCTGGGATTGAGATTCCTCCTCTCCATAGACCTCCTGGTAGCTCTGATTAGGAAACCAAGTAGTCTCATCGGGAACACCATGAAAACTGTAGGGCTGTTCATTGGATTGGCCATATGAAGTGTAGGCAGTCTGTTCATAGGATCGGTCATATGAAGTGTAGTTAGGCTGTCCATAGGATCGATCATATGAAGAAGTGTAGGTAGGCTGTTCATAAGATCGATCATATGAAGTGTAGGTAGGCTGCTCATATGAATGCGCCTCCTCTTGTGCATGACCATAGCAAGACGATCGCTGTTTCCAAACACCAAAATAGAAGGGAAATCCCCCCATCCGTCAGTAACAATGCAGCACAGCACTCGAGAGAGTTGAGGAAAATCCAGAACGGCACAGCTTGCATATAAATTGCTCACGTTGCTCTGAAACTGCTCCTCGCCGGTGTCGTGCCACTGCACAGTCCCGGTGGCCGGTGGCGCCacctcgacgacgacggcgtcctcAACGCCCCCCTTCCTGTTGGCGTAGACGGGGACCCCGAGGGAGTCGACCTCGATGCGGCGCTCCCCGTAGCCGTCGCAGTGGCCGAAGAGGTAGTCCAGCCCCCGCATGCACTGCCTCCAGTAGTCGCGGTGGTGGGCGCACGCGGAGCGGCAGCGGCAGTGCGgcgccggtggcggcggcaggaACGGCCACCCGCGGAACACCTCCGGCGTGGGGTACAACGGCTGGTGACGCGGCGCGTCCCCGTAGTCGTACGGCTTGGGCCAGTAGTACGGCTCCGCCGTGGGCGCCGGGGCCGGGGCTGGTGGCGAGCTCGGCTTAGGGGGCTGTGGCGCTGGCGCCGGGGCCGGTGCGGGTGCGGGCGGCTGAGGTCGCGGAGGTCGCGGCACCGGCTGCGGGGCGGTGGGGGCGGGCGTCGCGGCGGGAGAGGCGACGGGGTGGCAGGTGGCGGGGGAGGGCGGGAGAGGCGAGCCGTAGGTGGCGGTGATGTCGTAGCCGCCAGCGTAGGGGTGCGGGTTGTAGTCGTCGAACTCGTTGTCGTCTGGGTAGTCGGCGTTGGCAGCGGCGGCCGCCATTGGGGATGGCGGGGGTTGGTGGGTGGCGAGGTGGAGGTGAAGTGAAGGGGGGCAGACTCGTCGAAGTGGGAAGAGCGGGGGGCTGGGGAGTGGGAAGAGcggcaggaggaggcggaggcggcggctgtAGCAGCTGGTGGCATGTTAACCACTCgccactttttttttttaaactcaGAGCACTTTATAAACCAGCTGCTCGAGGTTGGTGCCTGGCGCCAGAACGCTTGCCCACCCTCGGGGAAATACGATCGTAGAGAACATGCTGAGTATCAGTTTTGACTTTTCTTCTCTTTAGCCACTTTCGAGGTGACGGCGACGTGAGAGCGAGAGGCGTAGGCCAGAAGCGATTGTGGCGTTGCGTGATGGCGGGGAAGAGGACGGAGGCCACCGCCGCCACCCAATTCCATTATTGCGCCGCGGCCGCACTGTGGGATCAGCATCGGGATCACGAATTCACGATCATCGTTATATGGAGTGGGGGTGGGGCCGTCTCTTTCTCTCGCGTGCTGCCGTAATGGAGGCCGTGAGGCTTCGACCCTGCCTGTCAAAGTCAAAACCGCACGGTGACGGCACCACGTGGCACGTGGGGAGCTCGCCTCGGATCGACGAGTCAACGGTGATCCAGTGCGTGCGATCGGGAGGAAGAGGACTAGGCTTTGCGTTTTGCGCGAGGCTGATGAAGTCAACCAGAGCATGAGTGAGG belongs to Miscanthus floridulus cultivar M001 chromosome 4, ASM1932011v1, whole genome shotgun sequence and includes:
- the LOC136552935 gene encoding uncharacterized protein At5g39570-like isoform X1, translated to MAAAAANADYPDDNEFDDYNPHPYAGGYDITATYGSPLPPSPATCHPVASPAATPAPTAPQPVPRPPRPQPPAPAPAPAPAPQPPKPSSPPAPAPAPTAEPYYWPKPYDYGDAPRHQPLYPTPEVFRGWPFLPPPPAPHCRCRSACAHHRDYWRQCMRGLDYLFGHCDGYGERRIEVDSLGVPVYANRKGGVEDAVVVEVAPPATGTVQWHDTGEEQFQSNRSSCYGHAQEEAHSYEQPTYTSYDRSYEQPTYTSSYDRSYGQPNYTSYDRSYEQTAYTSYGQSNEQPYSFHGVPDETTWFPNQSYQEVYGEEESQSQEVYREEESQYQEFLSYDEDSKISSQPIFSYNQHFGEQPLHIHVEPPETVSSHKLEYYENFLTYNSQNDVDNLESSRQSYEIQPYVDIPYDQLEPYRPSWSLNSGYYQACTEGITPEYDNLCLQHTLASDECWDMSSLFMSPFYPQEARSYEQSHGDENV
- the LOC136552935 gene encoding uncharacterized protein At5g39570-like isoform X2, producing the protein MAAAAANADYPDDNEFDDYNPHPYAGGYDITATYGSPLPPSPATCHPVASPAATPAPTAPQPVPRPPRPQPPAPAPAPAPAPQPPKPSSPPAPAPAPTAEPYYWPKPYDYGDAPRHQPLYPTPEVFRGWPFLPPPPAPHCRCRSACAHHRDYWRQCMRGLDYLFGHCDGYGERRIEVDSLGVPVYANRKGGVEDAVVVEVAPPATGTVQWHDTGEEQFQSNRSSCYGHAQEEAHSYEQPTYTSYDRSYEQPTYTSSYDRSYGQPNYTSYDRSYEQTAYTSYGQSNEQPYSFHGVPDETTWFPNQSYQEVYGEEESQSQEVYREEESQYQEFLSYDEDSKISSQPIFSYNQHFGEQPLHIHVEPPETVSSHKLEYYENFLTYNSQNDVDNLESSRQSYEIQPYVDIPYDQLEPYRPSWSLNSGYYQACTEGITPEYDNHTLASDECWDMSSLFMSPFYPQEARSYEQSHGDENV